The sequence below is a genomic window from Sorangiineae bacterium MSr12523.
CGGTGTCGCGGATGTGAACGGCGAATCCATCGAAGCCGTCGTCCTGGCGCCGATCGACATGCAACGACAGCGTGCCGCCATGCGACATGGCCTGCACCGCGTTCTCCACCAGGTTGTCGAACACTTGGCGCAGGAGGCTCGAGTCGCCCCACACGTGCGGGTTCTCCACGTCGTACTTCGTCGAGACCTCGATGCCCTTGGCCTTGATCTTCGCGAGCTGCAGCGCCCGATCGAGAAGATCCGAGATGCGAATCTTCGACTTCTGCACATTGACCGGCCGCGCATACCGCAACAAATCCGACACCAGGCGATTGAGGCGCGTCGTCTCTTCTTCCAAAATGCCCAGCAAGGTCGTTTGATCGTCGCGGGGCAGGGTGGGCCTGCGCAAGCCGGCGACGGCGTTGGTGATCACGGCCAGCGGATTGCGAACCTCGTGCGCCACGACCGCCGCCAATTCGCCGACCACCGCGAGCTGCTCTTTGCGACCGAGCTCCTCCTGCGCGGAGTGGAGATCGCGGTACGACTTTCGAAGCTCGCGCGTCGTGTGCTCGAGCTCCTCGGTCCGTGCCTCGAGCTCCCGGCTCACCGCCGAATAGCGGAACGCGTAGGATCCGGAGCCGCCAATCAAGAAGGCGAGAAATCCAAGGCGCCCGATGCCCGAACCACCGAGCGCGCCGGTCGACACGAGGGCCTCGTGCACCATGGTGAGAAACAGCAGGAACATGCCGGCGGTGACCGGCAGCGCGTCCTTCATGCCTTCGAGGTAAAGACGCGCCATGCGGTAGGTGGCCACGCCCACCCCGCAGGCGAGGAGCAGCACGATGGTGATCCCGGGCGCGGTTAGCCGGCTTTGGAAGAGCGCCGACCACGCGGAGATGTCATCTTGATGCTCCACGACGTTCGCCACATCGAGAATGCACGCGACGAGCGCGGCGCCGTAGGCGAACCACAGCCATCGCCGGGTCTGCGCCACACTGGCCCGACGCTCCGCGTGATGCATGACCGCGAGCAGCCCGATGACGACGCAGGCGAAGCCGAATCGGCCATCGTGCGGACCGGCGTGGGAGAGATGAAACAGCTGCGTGAGCGAATAGCCAAACTGCGAAAACGCGACCAGCGAGAAGAACGCAAGGTCACTGGTCCACGTTTCACGCGACCAGACGAAGACCGAGTACAGGCCTACGAAGGCGTATATCGCGAGACTGCCGCACAGGGCGCCGAAGGTCCAATCCAACTTGGCGGTACGATAGCCGGATTGTCTCTTCCCGTACACGTTCCCGTTCCCGTGCCCGTCCACGAAATGCCATCGGGAAGGGGAACGGGAACGTGGACGTGTATGGGGCGCTGCCGCCCTACTTCTTCGGCGCCGGCTTGGTCGAATCGGGCTTCGACATATCGTGGCCGGGCATCGGCTCTGCTTGG
It includes:
- a CDS encoding ATP-binding protein, producing MYGKRQSGYRTAKLDWTFGALCGSLAIYAFVGLYSVFVWSRETWTSDLAFFSLVAFSQFGYSLTQLFHLSHAGPHDGRFGFACVVIGLLAVMHHAERRASVAQTRRWLWFAYGAALVACILDVANVVEHQDDISAWSALFQSRLTAPGITIVLLLACGVGVATYRMARLYLEGMKDALPVTAGMFLLFLTMVHEALVSTGALGGSGIGRLGFLAFLIGGSGSYAFRYSAVSRELEARTEELEHTTRELRKSYRDLHSAQEELGRKEQLAVVGELAAVVAHEVRNPLAVITNAVAGLRRPTLPRDDQTTLLGILEEETTRLNRLVSDLLRYARPVNVQKSKIRISDLLDRALQLAKIKAKGIEVSTKYDVENPHVWGDSSLLRQVFDNLVENAVQAMSHGGTLSLHVDRRQDDGFDGFAVHIRDTGEGMDTIVRLRARDPFFTTRPSGTGLGLAIVDRIVEAHGGFLLIESRAGEGTTVTVCLPAGADDVNQADLERAAKLRGGSLS